The following proteins come from a genomic window of Achromobacter sp. AONIH1:
- a CDS encoding LysR family transcriptional regulator produces MNERSLDLDTVKAFIRIAELGSFTLAADSLRMTQAAVSLKLKRLEDRLGFRLVERTPRHVELSARGAGFLEHARELMAAHERALALSVETRQRLTIGISDHVAGPELPALIARMNAQDPELLIEIRIGSSGDLLQSYDRRELDTVIARLHAGRDDGTVLAEEQLGWFAAPHWQHRADEPLPLATLAEPCGVRALAAKRLDESAVPWREVFVGGGVAAVAAAVMAGLGVAALAPRMLPFGAVDVGPRLRLPEMPRLPVLLHTRARGGRPQQALAALSAAFQGAIRG; encoded by the coding sequence ATGAATGAGCGCTCACTGGACCTGGACACCGTCAAGGCCTTCATCCGCATCGCCGAGCTGGGCAGCTTCACGCTGGCAGCGGATTCGCTGCGCATGACGCAGGCCGCGGTCAGCCTGAAGCTCAAGCGGCTCGAAGACCGGCTCGGTTTCCGGCTGGTCGAGCGCACGCCCCGCCATGTGGAGCTGTCGGCGCGCGGCGCCGGTTTTCTCGAACACGCCCGGGAACTCATGGCGGCGCATGAGCGCGCGCTCGCCCTGTCGGTCGAAACGCGGCAGCGCCTGACCATCGGCATCAGCGACCATGTGGCCGGCCCGGAGCTGCCCGCGCTGATCGCGCGCATGAACGCGCAGGATCCCGAACTCCTGATCGAAATCCGCATCGGCTCCTCGGGCGACCTGCTGCAAAGCTATGACCGGCGGGAGCTGGACACCGTGATCGCGCGCCTGCACGCCGGCCGCGACGACGGCACGGTGCTGGCCGAGGAACAGCTGGGCTGGTTCGCGGCGCCGCACTGGCAGCACCGCGCGGACGAGCCGCTGCCGCTGGCCACGCTCGCCGAACCCTGCGGCGTGCGCGCGCTGGCCGCCAAGCGGCTGGACGAGTCGGCGGTGCCGTGGCGCGAGGTCTTCGTCGGCGGCGGCGTGGCGGCAGTGGCGGCGGCCGTCATGGCCGGGCTGGGCGTGGCCGCGCTGGCGCCCCGCATGCTGCCGTTCGGCGCCGTCGACGTCGGCCCTCGGCTGCGACTGCCCGAGATGCCGCGCCTGCCGGTGCTGCTGCACACGCGCGCCAGGGGCGGCCGGCCCCAGCAGGCGCTCGCCGCGCTGTCGGCGGCGTTCCAGGGCGCGATACGCGGCTGA